One genomic window of Salvia miltiorrhiza cultivar Shanhuang (shh) chromosome 4, IMPLAD_Smil_shh, whole genome shotgun sequence includes the following:
- the LOC131021176 gene encoding uncharacterized protein LOC131021176, which yields MDENKFLDQFIEVEVEAEKLLLGRHELVEIDRMRNGNREALTALRKRAKTTKTSVPSPFESLMNDIDPRPLVKEVCATCGHHNARESTLLMFPGTDTFATIPFHAAHTILEEDQARLDFDSKKLQSFVKEQSLILSEKGALSDKIGPGVLKSLVALTDKPKIEEED from the exons ATGGACGAAAACAAATTCCTGGACCAATTCATTGAGGTTGAGGTTGAAGCTGAGAAACTCTTATTGGGACGCCATGAG TTGGTTGAAATTGATAGAATGAGGAATGGGAACAGGGAAGCTTTAACGGCACTAAGGAAGAGGGCTAAAACTACAAAAACCAGTGTCCCTTCACCTTTCGAATCTCTAATGAATGATATTGATCCAAGGCCACTGGTGAAAGAGGTCTGTGCGACATGTGGTCATCATAATGCAAGGGAGAGCACGTTGCTAATGTTCCCTGGGACTGACACCTTTGCAACTATACCGTTTCATGCTGCTCATACCATTTTAGAAGAAG ATCAAGCACGTCTTGATTTTGATTCCAAAAAGCTCCAGAGCTTTGTAAAAGAGCAATCATTAATTCTTTCAGAAAAAGGTGCCCTTTCCGATAAGATTGGTCCAGGTGTGCTAAAATCTCTGGTGGCCTTAACTGACAAACCAAA GATTGAGGAGGAAGATTGA